From the genome of Triticum aestivum cultivar Chinese Spring chromosome 3B, IWGSC CS RefSeq v2.1, whole genome shotgun sequence, one region includes:
- the LOC123064208 gene encoding uncharacterized protein, which yields MRLQFLPYHMYTESVHYVIKKRRTLGVLAVMLAIVRWRRRRRHYSLRMSRRKYGPLVDRDLERQKKLNDLYNSTDKNCISQLQTTGPLRSGFDDVNKQVMLSQSTLDGLSANDRGILSKPIQFYDKLKELFSGSSADGSFMQDPFSAAETDNDDKVKDDMMNDMSTFVEAKGPTGHDSDKLDTDSDDCEAVAALAATDSQVSSSNVAALKPNKKSFKKSAKPNTLPPPQNDKAKRSKPRSSQASQDDTNMDVLLTSTLMGIRETLASPVQTVAPKDPNAPLWDMLKKIPLPPDERMSVGMHLCKPEFAVHRGFLVSMGQEYLERWVYTYLSYLTIILLANVSAMILLVTLETKILLVTLAMILLLTLPLSE from the exons ATGAGACTGCAATTTTTACCCTATCAT ATGTATACGGAATCTGTCCATTATGTTATCAAGAAACGACGGACGTTAGGTGTTCTAGCTGTAATGTTGGCCATTGTCCGATGGCGTCGTCGACGTAGACATTACAGTCTTAGAATGTCTCGAAGAAAGTATGGGCCATTGGTTGATagagatctggagaggcaaaaaaagtTGAATGACCTGTACAATTCGACCGATAAAAATTGCATCAGTCAGCTCCAGACGACGGGGCCGCTGCGCAGTGGGTTTGATGATGTGAACAAACAAGTGATGCTCTCCCAATCTACTCTAGATGGCTTATCG GCCAATGATCGTGGAATTCTCTCTAAACCGATTCAGTTCTACGACAAGTTGAAGGAATTATTTAGTGGCTCGTCGGCAGATGGCTCTTTTATGCAAGACCCTTTCTCTGCAGCTGAAACTGACAATGATGATAAGGTaaaagatgacatgatgaatgaTATGTCCACCTTTGTTGAAGCGAAGGGTCCAACAGGTCATGACTCGGATAAATTAGATACAGATAGTGATGATTGTGAAGCGGTGGCTGCTCTTGCTGCAACTGATAGTCAAGTTTCCTCGTCCAATGTTGCGGCTCTAAAGCCTAACAAGAAAAGTTTCAAAAAAAGTGCAAAGCCAAATACTCTGCCACCACCACAAAATGATAAAGCTAAAAGGTCAAAGCCAAGATCATCTCAAGCATCACAAGATGACACTAATATGGATGTGCTGCTCACAAGTACTTTGATGGGCATACGAGAAACCCTTGCAAGTCCAGTACAGACGGTAGCCCCAAAGGACCCGAATGCTCCTTTATGGGACATGCTCAAGAAGATTCCGTTGCCACCTGATGAGAGGATGTCGGTCGGGATGCATCTATGCAAGCCAGAATTTGCAGTCCATCGAGGTTTTCTTGTCAGCATGGGTCAAGAATACCTGGAGCGTTGGGTGTATACATACTTATCTTATCTGACAATTATCCTGCTGGCAAACGTGTCGGCGATGATCTTGTTGGTAACCTTGGAAACAAAGATCCTGCTAGTAACCTTAGCGATGATCCTGTTGTTAACTCTACCCCTTTCTGAGTAA